The following coding sequences lie in one Leucobacter allii genomic window:
- a CDS encoding MurR/RpiR family transcriptional regulator: MSPREAEPPPDNPGDVLERIRERLPRLTAGESRIAQYIAEQPEQALLMSAVQIGETLGASDMTVLRTARALGYTGWPELRRALGSHLALTVHPATRLSTRLTVTRRESHASLLDIVFEEARERLATSRASLDAEEFTRAVRLVGDAATVHVFGVGVSSVSAEYLTVKLLREGVLARHAKSMGFAFADALLALRPGDLLVAFAPGREFSELDVAFAEAQRLGASTLLFTDKYRDAYVDRVDCVIRTASSAGGLTGENLPAMVAADALVLALGHVDPEGALASSRRLNKLRRALRRRPGSTKGDAGAAAGTEPRP; encoded by the coding sequence ATGAGCCCACGGGAAGCCGAGCCGCCGCCGGACAACCCGGGCGACGTGCTCGAACGGATCCGCGAGCGGCTGCCCCGGCTCACGGCGGGGGAGTCGCGGATCGCGCAGTACATCGCCGAGCAGCCGGAGCAGGCCCTCCTCATGAGCGCGGTGCAGATCGGCGAGACGCTCGGTGCGAGCGATATGACCGTGCTGCGCACGGCGCGCGCGCTCGGCTACACCGGATGGCCCGAGCTGCGCCGGGCGCTCGGCTCGCACCTCGCGCTGACGGTGCACCCGGCGACCCGGCTGTCGACCCGGCTGACGGTCACGAGACGCGAGTCCCACGCCAGCCTGCTCGACATCGTCTTCGAGGAGGCCCGCGAGCGTCTCGCGACATCGCGGGCCTCGCTCGACGCGGAGGAGTTCACGCGGGCGGTGCGCCTCGTCGGCGACGCCGCGACGGTGCACGTCTTCGGCGTCGGGGTCTCCTCCGTCTCGGCGGAGTACCTCACGGTCAAGCTGCTGCGCGAGGGCGTGCTCGCGAGGCACGCGAAGAGCATGGGCTTCGCGTTCGCGGACGCGCTGCTGGCGCTGCGTCCGGGCGACCTGCTCGTGGCCTTCGCTCCCGGACGGGAGTTCTCCGAGCTGGACGTCGCCTTCGCGGAGGCGCAGCGGCTCGGCGCGTCGACGCTGCTGTTCACCGACAAGTACCGGGATGCGTACGTCGACCGCGTCGACTGCGTGATCCGCACGGCCAGCTCCGCCGGCGGATTGACCGGGGAGAACCTCCCCGCGATGGTCGCGGCCGATGCGCTCGTGCTCGCTCTGGGCCACGTCGATCCCGAAGGGGCGCTCGCATCCTCGCGGCGGCTGAACAAGCTGCGACGGGCGCTCCGCCGCCGTCCCGGCAGTACGAAGGGCGACGCGGGAGCCGCCGCCGGCACGGAGCCGCGGCCGTGA
- a CDS encoding diaminopropionate ammonia-lyase, with amino-acid sequence MHTIDTIYHHPPARHRGFARPGAEVLAFHRSLPGYAPTPLLELPGIAAELGVGRVLLKDESSRLGLPAFKVLGASYAISRALAARWNLTGAVTVDELRAAARRQPPVTLLCATDGNHGRAVARTAATIGLPCRVFIPGSLTQEAKRAIAAEGAEVRELDAPYDDVVAAMRAHAATPEEALVIQDTAWPGYREIPGWIVDGYSTMLAELEAQLHETGEPRTDLVVAPAGVGSLAQAIVTHFRSVDAPPTVAVVEPVAAPAIMHALQTGVAEPVATGRTVMLGLNCGTPSELAWPVLRDGVDAAVLVDDAETLRAVRELREAGVDAGPCGAATLAGARRALERLGEALGLGASSTIVLFNTESLAANPV; translated from the coding sequence ATGCACACCATCGACACGATCTATCACCATCCCCCGGCCCGGCACCGCGGATTCGCGCGGCCCGGCGCCGAGGTCCTCGCCTTCCACCGATCGCTCCCCGGCTACGCCCCGACCCCGCTCCTCGAGCTCCCGGGGATCGCCGCCGAGCTCGGCGTGGGTCGCGTCCTGCTCAAGGACGAGTCCTCGCGACTCGGCCTCCCGGCGTTCAAGGTGCTGGGCGCCTCGTACGCCATCTCCCGCGCGCTCGCCGCGCGCTGGAACCTCACCGGGGCGGTGACGGTCGACGAGCTGCGGGCCGCCGCGCGGCGGCAGCCGCCCGTGACGCTCCTCTGCGCCACGGACGGCAACCACGGCAGGGCCGTCGCGCGCACGGCGGCGACGATCGGACTGCCGTGCCGCGTCTTCATCCCCGGTTCCCTCACGCAGGAGGCCAAGCGGGCGATCGCCGCGGAGGGCGCCGAGGTGCGCGAGCTCGATGCTCCCTACGACGATGTCGTCGCCGCGATGCGCGCGCACGCGGCGACGCCCGAGGAGGCGCTCGTGATCCAGGACACGGCGTGGCCCGGATATCGAGAGATCCCCGGCTGGATCGTCGACGGCTACAGCACCATGCTCGCCGAGCTCGAGGCGCAGCTCCACGAGACCGGCGAGCCGCGCACGGATCTCGTCGTCGCCCCCGCCGGGGTCGGCTCGCTGGCGCAGGCGATCGTCACCCACTTCCGCAGCGTCGATGCTCCCCCGACGGTCGCGGTGGTCGAGCCGGTCGCTGCTCCGGCGATCATGCACGCCCTGCAGACCGGTGTCGCCGAGCCGGTGGCGACGGGACGGACCGTGATGCTCGGCCTCAATTGCGGGACCCCCTCGGAACTCGCCTGGCCGGTGCTCCGCGACGGCGTCGACGCGGCCGTGCTCGTGGACGACGCCGAGACGCTCCGCGCCGTGCGCGAGTTGCGGGAGGCCGGTGTCGACGCCGGCCCGTGCGGGGCTGCGACCCTCGCCGGCGCACGTCGGGCGCTCGAGCGCCTCGGCGAGGCGCTCGGGCTGGGGGCGAGCAGCACGATCGTGCTCTTCAACACCGAGAGCCTCGCGGCGAATCCGGTCTGA
- a CDS encoding LysR family transcriptional regulator yields MAEIRRLQTFLDFVRLGTIAAVAAEARYSSSAVSQQLERLSVELGAPLLEADGRGLRLTPEGELLAELGPRLLDDWEELRARLAARRDELVGAVAVAAFQTGCLALFPPLIERLREDAPGIELGCVQAEPERSIPALRAREIDIAIIERYPRHRGAPLPELRETPLGDDAMLVAAPASWGAAGELARLADRPWVLEAQGSPARAWAESLCHEAGFAPRIAHETSDVVVQCALGASGAAAALIPALTPEALRGGAHCVPLAPVRTRAILAVTRRSAAERPAVRAVLAALAADAGARTDA; encoded by the coding sequence ATGGCGGAGATCCGTCGCCTGCAGACCTTCCTCGACTTCGTCAGGCTCGGCACGATCGCGGCGGTGGCGGCGGAGGCCCGGTACAGCAGCTCCGCCGTCTCGCAGCAGCTCGAGCGACTGTCCGTCGAGCTCGGCGCTCCGCTCCTCGAGGCGGACGGCCGCGGGCTGCGGCTGACGCCCGAGGGCGAGCTGCTCGCCGAGCTCGGCCCGCGGCTGCTGGACGACTGGGAGGAGCTGCGCGCGCGACTCGCCGCGCGTCGCGACGAGCTCGTCGGCGCGGTCGCCGTGGCCGCCTTCCAGACGGGGTGCCTCGCGCTCTTCCCGCCGCTCATCGAACGGCTGCGGGAGGACGCGCCCGGCATCGAGCTCGGCTGCGTCCAGGCCGAGCCCGAACGCTCCATCCCGGCCCTGCGCGCGCGGGAGATCGACATCGCCATCATCGAGCGCTACCCGCGGCATCGCGGGGCCCCGCTCCCGGAGCTGCGCGAGACGCCGCTCGGCGACGACGCCATGCTCGTCGCGGCGCCCGCCTCGTGGGGCGCCGCCGGGGAGCTCGCGCGCCTGGCCGATCGGCCCTGGGTGCTCGAGGCGCAGGGGAGCCCCGCGCGCGCGTGGGCCGAGTCGCTCTGCCACGAGGCCGGGTTCGCCCCGCGGATCGCGCACGAGACCTCCGACGTGGTCGTGCAGTGCGCGCTCGGCGCGTCGGGCGCCGCCGCGGCGCTCATCCCCGCCCTCACGCCCGAGGCGCTGCGCGGCGGCGCGCACTGCGTTCCCCTCGCGCCCGTCCGCACGCGCGCCATCCTCGCCGTGACCCGGCGCAGCGCCGCCGAACGACCCGCGGTCCGGGCCGTGCTCGCCGCGCTCGCCGCCGACGCGGGCGCCCGCACCGACGCGTGA
- a CDS encoding isocitrate lyase — MSAFTTDIAAVQTLKDQNGSGWDAVNPEYVARMRAQNRFRTGLEIAQYTADIMRRDMAEYDADASVYTQSLGVWHGFIGQQKLISIKKHLKSTNKRYLYLSGWMVAALRSEFGPLPDQSMHEKTAVPALIEELYTFLRQADARELDLLFAQLDDARAAGDETAIEFIQSQIDTHETHVVPIIADIDAGFGNPEATYLLAKKMIEAGACAIQIENQVSDEKQCGHQDGKVTVPHEDFIAKINAVRYAFLELGIDNGVIVARTDSLGAGLTQKLAVTAEPGDLGDQYNAFLDVEEISEAELGNGDVVIKRDGKLLRPKRLASNLYQFRAGTGEDRVVLDCITSLQNGADLLWIETEKPHVEQIAGMVDRIREVVPDAKLVYNNSPSFNWTLNFRQQAYDQFVAEGKDVSAYDRDKLMSVDYDGTELASLADEKIRTFQRDGSARAGIFHHLITLPTYHTAALSTDNLAKGYFGEEGMLTYVRDVQREEIRQGIATVKHQNMAGSDIGDNHKEYFAGDAALKAGGKDNTMNQFA, encoded by the coding sequence ATGAGTGCGTTCACCACCGACATCGCCGCCGTGCAGACGCTGAAAGACCAGAACGGCTCGGGCTGGGATGCCGTCAATCCCGAGTACGTCGCCCGCATGCGGGCGCAGAACCGCTTCCGCACCGGTCTCGAGATCGCCCAGTACACCGCCGACATCATGCGCCGCGACATGGCGGAGTACGACGCCGACGCCTCGGTCTACACGCAGTCCCTCGGCGTCTGGCACGGCTTCATCGGCCAGCAGAAGCTGATCTCCATCAAGAAGCACCTCAAGAGCACGAACAAGCGCTACCTCTACCTCTCGGGCTGGATGGTCGCGGCCCTCCGCTCGGAGTTCGGCCCCCTCCCCGACCAGTCGATGCACGAGAAGACCGCGGTCCCCGCCCTCATCGAGGAGCTCTACACCTTCCTGCGCCAGGCGGACGCCCGCGAGCTCGACCTCCTGTTCGCGCAGCTCGACGACGCCCGCGCCGCGGGCGACGAGACGGCGATCGAGTTCATCCAGTCCCAGATCGACACCCACGAGACCCACGTCGTGCCGATCATCGCCGACATCGACGCCGGCTTCGGCAACCCCGAGGCGACCTACCTCCTCGCGAAGAAGATGATCGAGGCGGGCGCCTGCGCGATCCAGATCGAGAACCAGGTCTCCGACGAGAAGCAGTGCGGCCACCAGGACGGCAAGGTCACCGTGCCGCACGAGGACTTCATCGCGAAGATCAACGCCGTCCGCTACGCCTTCCTCGAGCTCGGCATCGACAACGGCGTGATCGTCGCCCGCACCGACTCGCTCGGCGCCGGCCTCACGCAGAAGCTCGCCGTCACCGCCGAGCCGGGCGACCTCGGCGACCAGTACAACGCCTTCCTCGACGTCGAGGAGATCTCGGAGGCGGAGCTCGGCAACGGCGACGTCGTCATCAAGCGCGACGGCAAGCTGCTGCGCCCGAAGCGCCTCGCCTCGAACCTCTACCAGTTCCGCGCCGGCACGGGCGAGGACCGCGTGGTGCTCGACTGCATCACCTCGCTGCAGAACGGCGCCGATCTGCTGTGGATCGAGACCGAGAAGCCCCACGTCGAGCAGATCGCGGGCATGGTCGATCGCATCCGCGAGGTCGTGCCCGATGCGAAGCTCGTCTACAACAACAGCCCCTCGTTCAACTGGACGCTCAACTTCCGCCAGCAGGCGTACGACCAGTTCGTCGCGGAGGGCAAGGACGTCTCGGCCTACGATCGCGACAAGCTCATGAGCGTCGACTACGACGGCACCGAGCTCGCCAGCCTCGCCGACGAGAAGATCCGCACCTTCCAGCGCGACGGCTCGGCCCGCGCCGGCATCTTCCACCATCTCATCACCCTCCCGACCTACCACACGGCGGCGCTGTCGACCGATAACCTCGCGAAGGGCTACTTCGGCGAGGAGGGCATGCTCACCTACGTTCGCGACGTGCAGCGCGAGGAGATCCGGCAAGGCATCGCCACCGTGAAGCACCAGAACATGGCCGGCAGCGACATCGGCGACAACCACAAGGAGTACTTCGCCGGGGATGCGGCCCTCAAGGCCGGCGGCAAGGACAACACGATGAACCAGTTCGCCTGA
- a CDS encoding C45 family autoproteolytic acyltransferase/hydolase, producing the protein MTDSFPFHRFAGSHFEVGRQHGEALRPRILRHLERLERRFARQGFTLDDAEGAALAYRESIRAVSAGLDEEIHGLAEGAGIPLGAAFLLQLRAEVFVDLVGRHGAEQECTTFAILPERSGTARGFVGQNADLPAMYHDLMTVVRVAVADEPEVLMVTPAGQISYIGINDAGLGVFANYLHCASWRAGFPRYLYTRIALRERTVGDAEAALRRLHRASSRNIIMLDSRGGAVDLENTPETMLALAPEDGVLVHANHYVHGSLVANESNPWVENSRIRQRRLAARIEAADGPIGEEEIAAMLRDRSDVGNALSIHPEDDVRDVDPEDRNMTVTSVIAEPGRGQIWVASGPPSRSPYAHYAFSDTAATA; encoded by the coding sequence GTGACCGACAGCTTCCCGTTCCACCGATTCGCCGGCTCCCACTTCGAGGTGGGCCGTCAGCACGGGGAGGCGCTGCGGCCGAGGATCCTGCGGCACCTCGAGCGCCTCGAGCGGCGCTTCGCGCGCCAGGGCTTCACGCTCGACGACGCCGAGGGCGCGGCGCTCGCGTACCGGGAGAGCATCCGTGCGGTCTCGGCCGGGCTCGACGAGGAGATCCACGGCCTCGCCGAGGGCGCGGGGATCCCGCTCGGGGCCGCCTTCCTCCTGCAGCTGCGCGCGGAGGTCTTCGTCGACCTCGTCGGCCGGCACGGGGCGGAGCAGGAGTGCACGACGTTCGCGATCCTGCCCGAGCGCAGCGGCACCGCGCGCGGCTTCGTCGGGCAGAACGCCGACCTGCCGGCGATGTACCACGACCTGATGACCGTCGTGCGCGTCGCCGTCGCGGACGAGCCCGAGGTGCTGATGGTGACCCCCGCCGGGCAGATCTCCTACATCGGGATCAACGATGCGGGACTCGGCGTGTTCGCCAACTATCTCCACTGCGCGAGCTGGCGGGCGGGCTTCCCGCGGTATCTCTACACCCGGATCGCGTTGCGCGAGCGCACCGTGGGCGACGCCGAGGCGGCGCTCCGTCGGCTGCACCGCGCCTCCTCCCGGAACATCATCATGCTCGACTCGCGCGGCGGCGCCGTCGACCTCGAGAACACGCCGGAGACGATGCTCGCGCTCGCTCCCGAGGACGGCGTCCTCGTGCACGCGAACCATTACGTGCACGGCTCCCTCGTCGCGAACGAGTCGAATCCCTGGGTCGAGAACTCGCGGATCCGCCAGCGCCGGCTCGCCGCGCGGATCGAGGCGGCCGACGGCCCGATCGGCGAGGAGGAGATCGCCGCGATGCTCCGCGACCGCAGCGACGTCGGCAACGCGCTGTCGATCCATCCGGAGGACGACGTGCGCGACGTCGATCCCGAGGACCGCAACATGACCGTGACCTCGGTGATCGCCGAGCCCGGACGCGGGCAGATCTGGGTCGCGAGCGGACCCCCATCCCGCTCCCCCTATGCGCACTACGCATTCTCGGACACCGCCGCGACCGCCTGA
- a CDS encoding MarR family winged helix-turn-helix transcriptional regulator, whose product MADSGATPGRDAVSERLYDIDSSDPRSELVDRSDLDREDIAQIGRLMQALSGLRDAERALAQASERYMRLSAQDMRALHYLIVAKNRQEIVTPGRLAAHLKISPASTTKLLNRLERGGHVMRNMHPSDRRAFAIAVTAETEHSAMQTLGKQQSRRFLAAARLTRDEREVVIGFLTDMTQELSLRDVAWAGEDAAGGAGVGSAAEHADVTDAGRAPRSRP is encoded by the coding sequence ATGGCGGATTCCGGTGCCACCCCCGGTCGAGATGCGGTCTCAGAGAGGCTGTACGACATCGATTCGAGCGACCCTCGGAGCGAGCTCGTGGATCGCTCCGACCTCGACCGCGAGGACATCGCCCAGATCGGACGCCTCATGCAGGCGCTCTCGGGCCTGCGCGACGCCGAGCGCGCGCTCGCGCAGGCCTCCGAGCGCTACATGCGGCTGAGCGCGCAGGACATGCGGGCGCTGCACTACCTCATCGTGGCGAAGAACCGGCAGGAGATCGTCACCCCCGGGCGGCTCGCCGCGCACCTGAAGATCTCCCCGGCCTCCACCACGAAGCTGCTCAACCGGCTCGAGCGGGGCGGGCACGTCATGCGCAACATGCACCCCTCGGATCGCCGCGCCTTCGCGATCGCCGTGACCGCCGAGACCGAGCACTCCGCGATGCAGACCCTCGGCAAGCAGCAGTCGCGGCGCTTCCTCGCGGCCGCCCGGCTCACGCGCGATGAGCGTGAGGTCGTGATCGGCTTCCTCACGGACATGACGCAGGAGCTCTCGCTCCGCGACGTCGCCTGGGCAGGGGAGGATGCGGCAGGGGGCGCGGGAGTCGGCTCGGCCGCGGAGCACGCCGACGTCACCGACGCCGGGCGAGCGCCGAGATCGCGGCCATGA
- a CDS encoding RraA family protein, with amino-acid sequence MELVVRDAPAALPRAEQAALAALSLPTLGHFLEDGFVDPGIRCLVPPPANVVGVALTVRTTASDSTALHHAAGMILPGQVMVIDTGGDRRHAPLGEVVATQLRVRGAAGVVVDGAVTDIEQLRRIGVPVYARGTSLLTTKLHGTGGGGIGVGVACGGVSVVAGDIVLADANGVLVSDRERLRSVLREAADDDAAEPELLRAIEAGGLLGELSGATALVRRLSRPAGAE; translated from the coding sequence ATGGAGCTCGTGGTCCGCGACGCGCCGGCCGCGCTGCCGCGCGCCGAGCAGGCGGCCCTCGCCGCGCTGAGCCTTCCGACCCTCGGGCACTTCCTCGAGGACGGCTTCGTCGACCCCGGCATCCGGTGCCTCGTACCGCCGCCCGCGAACGTGGTCGGCGTCGCGCTGACCGTGCGCACGACCGCGAGCGATTCGACCGCGCTGCATCACGCCGCCGGCATGATCCTGCCGGGTCAGGTGATGGTCATCGACACCGGGGGCGACCGCAGGCACGCGCCGCTCGGCGAGGTCGTCGCGACCCAGCTCCGCGTCAGGGGAGCGGCCGGCGTGGTCGTCGACGGCGCGGTGACCGACATCGAGCAGCTCCGCCGGATCGGCGTGCCGGTCTACGCGCGGGGCACCAGCCTGCTGACCACGAAACTGCATGGCACGGGCGGCGGCGGGATCGGCGTCGGCGTGGCCTGCGGCGGCGTGAGCGTCGTGGCCGGGGACATCGTGCTCGCCGATGCCAACGGGGTGCTCGTCAGCGACCGCGAACGGCTGCGCAGCGTGCTGCGGGAGGCCGCCGACGACGACGCCGCGGAGCCCGAGCTGCTGCGCGCGATCGAGGCCGGCGGGCTCCTCGGCGAGCTGAGCGGGGCGACGGCCCTGGTGCGGCGGCTGAGCCGCCCCGCGGGCGCCGAATAG
- a CDS encoding polyprenyl synthetase family protein, producing the protein MSRGVLTRSGPAALEIEDVQREIDRMLAERGARATAYGAHFARLWAAAAECITGGKLLRPRLLIGTFEGAADGDGGPAADRGAVLRVAAAVELLHYAFLLHDDVIDRDLLRRGRPNLIGTVLRDRDAAAFEGASAGGTPPDPADLHWASTSGILMGDLLLAAVHQVFARERLPEPMRLRLLDLLDHAITESVAGEHLDVALSHGVAPSELASVLDMSRLKTATYTFELPLRAGAVLAGASAETEEAIARLGRHLGVAFQLQDDLLSTFGRAEEHGKDPYSDLREGKETAIIAYARLTEAWPEIARGFGSPTLTAAQGARMRDRLIDCGAHRFLRSLIEEEIGACAELLAAPGAGIPPALAAYIGRLIESIEERRL; encoded by the coding sequence GTGAGCCGCGGCGTGCTCACCCGGAGCGGGCCGGCTGCGCTCGAGATCGAGGACGTGCAGCGGGAGATCGACCGCATGCTGGCCGAGCGCGGCGCGCGAGCCACGGCCTACGGCGCGCACTTCGCTCGGCTCTGGGCGGCGGCCGCCGAGTGCATCACCGGCGGCAAGCTGCTGCGACCGCGCCTGCTCATCGGCACCTTCGAGGGCGCGGCGGACGGTGATGGCGGCCCGGCGGCCGACCGCGGCGCCGTGCTCCGGGTCGCCGCGGCCGTCGAACTGCTGCACTACGCCTTCCTCCTCCATGACGACGTGATCGACCGCGACCTGCTGAGACGGGGCCGGCCGAACCTCATCGGCACGGTGCTGCGGGACCGCGACGCGGCGGCGTTCGAGGGGGCGAGCGCGGGCGGCACGCCGCCGGACCCCGCAGACCTGCACTGGGCGAGTACCAGCGGCATCCTCATGGGGGATCTCCTGCTCGCCGCGGTGCACCAGGTGTTCGCCCGCGAGCGGCTCCCGGAGCCGATGCGGCTGCGCCTGCTCGATCTCCTCGACCACGCGATCACGGAGTCGGTCGCCGGCGAGCACCTCGATGTCGCGCTGAGCCACGGCGTCGCCCCGTCCGAGCTCGCCTCCGTGCTCGACATGAGCCGGCTGAAGACCGCGACGTACACCTTCGAGCTGCCGCTGCGGGCCGGCGCCGTCCTGGCCGGCGCCTCGGCGGAGACGGAGGAGGCGATCGCACGGCTCGGCCGGCACCTCGGCGTCGCGTTCCAACTGCAGGACGATCTGCTCTCCACCTTCGGCCGCGCGGAGGAGCACGGCAAGGACCCGTACTCGGATCTCCGCGAGGGGAAGGAGACCGCGATCATCGCGTACGCGCGGCTGACCGAGGCCTGGCCCGAGATCGCCCGGGGCTTCGGCAGCCCGACGCTCACCGCGGCGCAGGGCGCGCGGATGCGCGACCGGCTCATCGACTGCGGCGCCCACCGCTTCCTGCGCTCGCTGATCGAGGAGGAGATCGGGGCGTGCGCCGAGCTCCTCGCGGCGCCGGGAGCGGGCATCCCGCCCGCGCTCGCCGCCTACATCGGGCGCCTCATCGAGTCGATCGAGGAGCGGCGGCTGTGA
- the aceB gene encoding malate synthase A, translating into MEVLGRPFERSDEILTPEALQFLTELHDRFASTRHERLADRQRRRYEIGNGRDPKFREDTRSIREDASWRVAGAGPGLEDRRVEITGPTDPKMTINAMNSGARVWLADQEDATSPTWRNVVGGQLSLFDAIRERLEYTSPEGKEYRVTADRTPTIVMRPRGWHLVEKHLRYTDAQGRAGAASGSLVDFGLYAFHNARELVSRGRGPYFYIAKLESSEEAKLWDDVFAYTERALGLDHGTIRATVLIETLPAAFEMEEILYVMRDHIAGLNAGRWDYIFSIIKNYRGRGARFVLPDRSEVTMTVPFMRAYTELLVQTCHKRGAHAIGGMSAFIPNRRDPEVTQRAEEKVRADKHREAGDGFDGTWVAHPDLIPVAQAEFDAVLGDRPNQLDRLRDDVHVTAAQLLDVRIGRDITESGVRENVSIGIRYIEAWLRGLGAVAIDNLMEDAATAEISRSQIWQWIHQDQSTADGTRITREWVAGIVEETVAGFARFDGDRYDDAAELFADVSLGDDFPTFLTVPAYSRYLVDA; encoded by the coding sequence ATCGAGGTGCTCGGCCGCCCGTTCGAGCGCAGCGATGAGATCCTCACGCCCGAGGCGCTGCAGTTCCTCACCGAGCTGCACGACCGCTTCGCGAGCACGCGCCACGAGCGGCTCGCCGACCGCCAGCGCCGCCGCTACGAGATCGGCAACGGGCGCGACCCGAAGTTCCGCGAGGACACGCGGAGCATTCGCGAGGACGCCAGCTGGCGCGTGGCCGGCGCCGGTCCGGGGCTCGAGGACCGGCGCGTCGAGATCACCGGTCCCACCGACCCGAAGATGACCATCAACGCCATGAACTCGGGCGCGCGGGTCTGGCTCGCCGATCAGGAGGACGCGACGAGCCCGACCTGGCGGAACGTCGTCGGCGGCCAGCTCTCCCTCTTCGACGCGATCCGCGAGCGGCTCGAGTACACGAGCCCGGAGGGCAAGGAGTACCGCGTCACCGCCGACCGCACGCCGACGATCGTGATGCGGCCGCGCGGCTGGCACCTCGTCGAGAAGCACCTGCGCTACACGGACGCGCAGGGGCGCGCCGGCGCCGCCTCGGGCAGCCTCGTCGACTTCGGCCTCTACGCCTTCCACAACGCCCGCGAGCTCGTCTCCCGCGGCCGCGGCCCCTACTTCTACATCGCGAAGCTCGAGTCGAGCGAGGAGGCGAAGCTCTGGGACGACGTCTTCGCCTACACCGAGCGGGCACTCGGACTCGATCACGGCACGATCCGCGCCACGGTGCTCATCGAGACGCTGCCCGCCGCATTCGAGATGGAGGAGATCCTGTACGTGATGCGGGATCACATCGCGGGGCTCAACGCGGGCCGCTGGGATTACATCTTCTCGATCATCAAGAACTACCGCGGTCGCGGCGCGCGCTTCGTGCTCCCGGATCGCAGCGAGGTGACCATGACGGTGCCGTTCATGCGGGCCTACACCGAGCTGCTCGTGCAGACCTGCCACAAGCGCGGCGCGCACGCCATCGGCGGCATGAGCGCGTTCATCCCGAACCGGCGCGATCCCGAGGTCACGCAGCGCGCGGAGGAGAAGGTCCGCGCCGACAAGCACCGCGAGGCCGGCGACGGCTTCGACGGCACCTGGGTCGCGCACCCCGACCTCATCCCCGTCGCCCAGGCGGAGTTCGACGCCGTGCTCGGCGACCGCCCGAACCAGCTCGACCGTCTCCGCGACGACGTGCACGTGACCGCGGCGCAGCTGCTCGACGTGCGCATCGGCCGCGACATCACCGAGTCCGGGGTGCGCGAGAACGTCTCCATCGGCATCCGCTACATCGAGGCCTGGCTCCGCGGCCTCGGCGCGGTGGCCATCGACAACCTCATGGAGGATGCGGCGACCGCCGAGATCAGCCGTTCGCAGATCTGGCAGTGGATCCACCAGGACCAGTCGACCGCCGACGGCACGCGCATCACCCGGGAGTGGGTGGCGGGCATCGTGGAGGAGACCGTCGCCGGCTTCGCGCGCTTCGACGGCGACCGCTACGACGACGCGGCGGAACTCTTCGCCGACGTCTCGCTCGGCGACGACTTCCCCACCTTCCTCACGGTGCCGGCCTACAGCCGCTACCTCGTCGACGCGTAG
- a CDS encoding ABC transporter ATP-binding protein — translation MSDADTLVEVERLRYAYPVRRALFSRAGEREPAVDEVSFTIARGEIVALVGESGSGKSTIGRLILGMLRPDAGHVRFAGQDVHALGRRASRAHRHNYQMVFQDPYSSLNPRMRVGDAVAEALAITGELPAEARRAAAEALLGRVHLDPEVFPRLPAELSGGQRQRVGIARALAARPQLLVADEALASLDVSIQAQVAQVLAELNAEEGLSMLFITHDLAMARRLASRIIVLNRGRIVEEGPTGDVIRAPRDAYTRALIDAVPIADPVRARARQRERVERERLLRRTASPHTPTERTAP, via the coding sequence ATGAGCGACGCAGACACGCTGGTCGAGGTGGAGCGCCTCCGCTACGCCTATCCCGTCAGGCGCGCCCTGTTCTCCCGTGCGGGTGAGCGGGAGCCCGCCGTCGACGAGGTCAGCTTCACGATCGCGCGCGGCGAGATCGTGGCGCTGGTCGGGGAGAGCGGATCGGGCAAGTCGACGATCGGGCGGCTGATCCTCGGCATGCTGCGCCCGGATGCGGGCCACGTGCGCTTCGCCGGGCAGGACGTGCACGCCCTCGGCCGCCGCGCGAGCCGGGCCCATCGCCACAACTACCAGATGGTCTTCCAGGACCCCTACTCCTCGCTCAACCCGCGGATGCGCGTCGGCGACGCGGTGGCCGAGGCGCTCGCGATTACCGGCGAGCTGCCGGCCGAGGCGCGCCGCGCCGCGGCCGAGGCGCTCCTCGGGCGCGTGCACCTCGACCCCGAGGTGTTTCCGCGACTGCCCGCGGAGCTCTCCGGCGGGCAGCGGCAGCGGGTGGGCATCGCCCGCGCGCTCGCCGCCCGGCCGCAGCTCCTCGTCGCCGACGAGGCGCTCGCCTCGCTCGACGTCTCGATCCAGGCGCAGGTCGCGCAGGTGCTCGCCGAGCTCAACGCCGAGGAGGGGCTGTCGATGCTCTTCATCACGCACGACCTCGCCATGGCCCGCAGACTGGCGTCGCGGATCATCGTGCTCAACCGGGGCCGGATCGTCGAGGAGGGGCCGACCGGGGACGTGATCCGCGCCCCGCGCGACGCCTACACCCGCGCGCTCATCGACGCCGTGCCGATCGCCGATCCCGTGCGCGCCCGCGCCCGGCAGCGGGAGCGCGTCGAGCGCGAGCGTCTCCTGCGGCGCACCGCATCACCCCACACCCCCACCGAAAGGACCGCTCCGTGA